Proteins from a single region of Streptomyces sp. Tu 3180:
- a CDS encoding glycoside hydrolase family 64 protein, with the protein MTPRHQRAVGRRKVLFALGGAAVAAPAAAVLAPHALAGTSADGKDASAAGSLPLTIVNNSGSFGNASVHLYIVGSQDGRQVRVTPEGTLAPVSPSDNGADGFTDYAIDLAGSGETRLSLPYMSGRIYVSLGAKLKFKVVTDGNGNAALQYPAGWVASDPNYGVLHDCAEFTYNPSGMFCNTTMVDMFSVPLSIRLTGSKDQTTGTVRDGGRAAAFAAVKQVEAFSRLVVGDTRIIAPGHGLDAGLFAKDYLAPYIDEVWSTYTGRDLKVTTNAGTFTGRVRGDRLTFDGPAQVSFGKPSTRDVLFCDGALAAPNDGTTGPVAAVLGAGFNRSTLLSHPAQPTTDASVFYRTELTNHYSKALHAATEDGKAYGFAFDDVADFASYIQDTAPTGLRLTLTPF; encoded by the coding sequence ATGACTCCTCGTCACCAGCGCGCCGTCGGCCGTCGCAAGGTCCTCTTCGCCCTCGGCGGAGCCGCCGTGGCCGCACCCGCGGCGGCCGTGCTCGCCCCGCACGCGCTCGCGGGGACGTCCGCGGACGGGAAGGACGCCTCGGCGGCGGGATCGCTGCCGCTGACGATCGTCAACAACAGCGGTTCCTTCGGCAACGCGAGCGTGCACCTCTACATCGTGGGCAGCCAGGACGGCCGGCAGGTCCGGGTCACCCCCGAGGGCACCCTCGCCCCGGTCTCCCCGTCGGACAACGGCGCCGACGGCTTCACCGACTACGCGATCGACCTGGCCGGCAGCGGCGAGACCCGGCTGTCGCTGCCCTACATGTCCGGCCGGATCTACGTCTCCCTCGGCGCGAAGCTCAAGTTCAAGGTCGTCACGGACGGCAACGGCAACGCGGCGCTGCAGTACCCGGCCGGCTGGGTCGCCTCGGACCCCAACTACGGTGTGCTGCACGACTGCGCGGAGTTCACGTACAACCCCTCCGGCATGTTCTGCAACACGACGATGGTCGACATGTTCAGCGTGCCGCTGAGCATCCGGCTCACCGGGTCCAAGGACCAGACGACGGGCACGGTGCGCGACGGCGGCCGCGCGGCCGCGTTCGCCGCCGTCAAGCAGGTGGAGGCGTTCTCGCGGCTCGTCGTGGGCGACACCCGGATCATCGCCCCCGGCCACGGGCTGGACGCCGGTCTGTTCGCCAAGGACTACCTCGCCCCGTACATCGACGAGGTGTGGAGCACCTACACCGGCCGGGATCTCAAGGTCACCACCAACGCCGGCACCTTCACCGGCCGGGTGCGCGGCGACCGGCTCACCTTCGACGGGCCCGCCCAGGTCTCCTTCGGCAAGCCCTCCACGCGGGACGTCCTCTTCTGCGACGGCGCGCTCGCCGCCCCCAACGACGGCACGACCGGGCCGGTCGCGGCCGTGCTCGGCGCCGGCTTCAACCGTTCGACGCTGCTCAGCCACCCCGCCCAGCCGACGACCGACGCCTCGGTCTTCTACCGGACCGAGCTCACCAACCACTACTCCAAGGCCCTGCACGCCGCCACCGAGGACGGCAAGGCGTACGGCTTCGCCTTCGACGACGTGGCCGACTTCGCCTCCTACATCCAGGACACGGCTCCCACGGGCCTGCGGCTGACGCTGACGCCCTTCTAG
- a CDS encoding DUF5709 domain-containing protein, whose translation MGTEPMGDDAYQPTGSNEEQEDAAPLDMQDAVDERTYDETLDEGYSPPEKPLGVTKHGTTAAEQHEGETLDQRLAQEVPDVSAPDGDDVGDLPGGEGEPVDPEAGTGRAGRLVAPDEGVRTDTTKETVAEDVGIDAGAAGAEEAAMHVVEDETALPGGQDGT comes from the coding sequence ATGGGCACCGAACCGATGGGGGACGACGCCTACCAGCCCACCGGAAGCAACGAGGAGCAGGAGGACGCCGCGCCGCTCGACATGCAGGACGCCGTCGACGAACGGACCTACGACGAGACCCTCGACGAGGGCTACTCCCCGCCGGAGAAACCGCTCGGCGTCACCAAGCACGGCACCACGGCCGCCGAGCAGCACGAGGGGGAGACCCTGGACCAGCGGCTGGCCCAGGAGGTGCCCGACGTGTCCGCCCCCGACGGCGACGACGTGGGCGACCTCCCCGGGGGCGAGGGCGAGCCGGTCGACCCGGAGGCGGGCACCGGCCGCGCCGGACGGCTGGTCGCGCCGGACGAGGGCGTCCGCACCGACACCACGAAGGAGACCGTCGCCGAGGACGTGGGCATCGACGCGGGGGCCGCGGGCGCGGAGGAGGCCGCGATGCACGTCGTCGAGGACGAGACGGCGCTGCCCGGGGGCCAGGACGGGACCTGA
- the prcB gene encoding proteasome subunit beta: MAASDHEGRLGEEFFTPGTSSFTEFLAAHRPELLVTRTLPEGVRAAEVPHGTTILALTYRDGVLIAGDRRATMGNLIAQRDLEKVLPADDHTAVAIAGTVGIALDMVRLYQVELAHFEKIEGTPMTLTAKAARLAALIRQNLAQAMQGLAVVPLLAGYDTAAPGGGRGRIFSFDAAGGRYEKHGFHAEGSGSPYARGALKKLFRPDMSRDEAALAALQALYDAAEDDSATGGPDIPRRIFPVVSVIDEDGYARLAEAETRRLSLEMVERRQARPDGPTARV, encoded by the coding sequence ATGGCGGCGAGCGATCACGAAGGACGGCTGGGGGAGGAGTTCTTCACACCGGGAACCTCGTCGTTCACCGAGTTCCTGGCGGCCCACCGCCCCGAGCTGCTGGTCACGCGCACCCTCCCCGAGGGCGTCCGCGCCGCGGAGGTCCCGCACGGCACGACGATCCTCGCCCTCACCTACCGCGACGGCGTGCTGATCGCCGGGGACCGCAGGGCCACGATGGGCAACCTGATCGCCCAGCGCGACCTCGAGAAGGTGCTGCCCGCGGACGACCACACGGCGGTCGCGATCGCCGGCACCGTGGGGATCGCCCTGGACATGGTGCGGCTCTACCAGGTCGAACTCGCGCACTTCGAGAAGATCGAGGGCACCCCCATGACCCTCACCGCGAAGGCGGCCCGGCTGGCCGCCCTGATCCGCCAGAACCTCGCCCAGGCCATGCAGGGCCTCGCCGTCGTCCCGCTCCTCGCCGGCTACGACACCGCCGCGCCCGGGGGAGGGCGGGGCCGCATCTTCTCCTTCGACGCCGCCGGCGGACGCTACGAGAAGCACGGCTTCCACGCGGAGGGCTCCGGGTCCCCGTACGCCAGGGGAGCGCTGAAGAAGCTCTTCCGGCCGGACATGTCCCGCGACGAGGCGGCCCTGGCCGCCCTGCAGGCGCTCTACGACGCGGCCGAGGACGACTCCGCGACCGGCGGTCCGGACATCCCGCGCCGCATCTTCCCGGTCGTGTCGGTCATCGACGAGGACGGTTACGCACGGCTCGCCGAGGCCGAGACCCGGCGGCTGAGCCTCGAGATGGTCGAGCGCCGGCAGGCCCGGCCGGACGGCCCGACCGCGCGCGTGTGA